A single region of the Blattabacterium sp. (Cryptocercus kyebangensis) genome encodes:
- a CDS encoding thermonuclease family protein has product MTFFVKFFFIISLSIISQITGKVIKIYDGDTFKIYEKKMKDYKIRISDIDCPEKNQAYGIIAKNFLIKKILNKIVIIKNVKRDRYNRFVGLVLYENNKDLGKEILKSGLAWVWKFSKNIQYKKIENIAKKNKMGLWREKNPINPYYWRKSKKLFYS; this is encoded by the coding sequence ATGACTTTTTTTGTTAAGTTTTTTTTCATTATTTCATTATCGATAATATCGCAAATTACAGGAAAAGTGATTAAAATTTATGATGGAGATACTTTTAAAATTTATGAAAAAAAAATGAAAGATTACAAAATAAGGATTTCGGATATAGATTGCCCAGAAAAAAATCAAGCTTATGGGATAATAGCAAAAAATTTTTTAATAAAAAAAATTTTGAATAAAATAGTTATAATTAAAAATGTGAAAAGAGATAGATACAATCGTTTTGTTGGATTAGTCCTTTATGAGAATAATAAAGATTTAGGGAAGGAGATACTAAAATCAGGTTTAGCTTGGGTATGGAAATTTTCTAAAAATATTCAATATAAAAAAATAGAAAATATAGCGAAAAAAAATAAAATGGGATTATGGAGGGAAAAGAACCCTATTAATCCATATTACTGGAGAAAAAGTAAAAAATTATTCTATTCGTGA
- a CDS encoding alpha/beta fold hydrolase, with translation MFIYFHNKKKIYYKIKGNGRSIVFLHGFMESSEIWNFFYDIFSEEYKILLIDFPGHGKSSSYEEKTIFTMEEVADIVKFILEKENIEKSIFVGHSMGGYIALALAEKYPEIFLGLCLLHSTAESDTKEKKRNRIRSIQFAINNYPLFISSSIQKLFNPKKLDLLKREINLLKKITLSTSSKSAISFLRGMSIRKDRRFLLKKTKFPKLYIIGLHDLILHKKRIREEAKFGYNCHFIEISTGHMGHIEKPKEISKILEKFMNFIKNDLLL, from the coding sequence ATGTTTATATATTTTCATAATAAAAAAAAGATTTATTACAAAATAAAAGGAAATGGACGATCTATTGTTTTTTTACATGGATTTATGGAAAGTTCAGAAATTTGGAATTTTTTTTATGATATATTTTCTGAAGAGTATAAGATTCTTTTAATTGACTTTCCTGGTCATGGAAAAAGTTCCTCCTATGAAGAAAAAACTATTTTTACTATGGAAGAAGTAGCTGATATAGTAAAATTTATTTTAGAAAAAGAAAATATAGAAAAATCCATTTTTGTTGGTCACTCTATGGGAGGATATATTGCTCTTGCACTTGCAGAAAAATATCCAGAAATATTTTTGGGTTTATGTTTACTTCATTCTACTGCAGAATCAGATACAAAAGAAAAAAAGAGAAATAGAATTCGTTCTATACAATTTGCAATAAATAATTATCCTTTATTTATCTCTTCTAGTATACAGAAACTGTTTAATCCTAAAAAATTAGATCTTTTGAAAAGAGAAATTAATTTATTAAAAAAAATAACTTTATCTACTTCCTCTAAAAGTGCAATTTCTTTTTTACGAGGAATGTCTATTCGAAAAGACAGAAGATTTTTATTAAAAAAAACAAAATTTCCAAAATTGTATATAATAGGGTTACATGATTTAATTCTTCATAAAAAAAGAATACGTGAAGAAGCAAAATTTGGGTATAATTGCCATTTCATTGAGATATCAACAGGTCATATGGGCCATATAGAAAAACCTAAAGAAATAAGCAAGATATTAGAAAAATTCATGAATTTCATAAAAAATGATTTATTATTATAA
- a CDS encoding type III pantothenate kinase gives MLLTINIGNSSLRFGLFNNNYNLKCNFSWIINSNPHRSLDEYILLFRNIYQQYGIFSKLIQNIVIGSVVPTLTNIVEQSLYEIHKIKPIIVDRYSFSPIKHYSHQLGTDLYANAIAAYTLYNKNKENTLVIDFGTSLSFTCIDKYGHLKGVIIAPGVNSSLSALIGNTAQLSKIKLKKPPSILGQYTETCIQSGIIYGYLSMVEGLINRINKELKENCFVIATGGLSHIYTPLTKKIHFKDKLHTIRGLKILFHWNK, from the coding sequence ATGTTGTTAACTATAAATATTGGAAATTCCAGTCTACGTTTTGGACTATTTAATAATAATTATAATCTGAAATGTAATTTTTCATGGATTATTAATAGTAATCCACATAGATCATTAGATGAATATATTTTATTGTTTAGGAATATATATCAACAATATGGAATTTTTTCAAAATTAATACAAAATATTGTTATTGGATCTGTAGTTCCTACTCTTACGAACATTGTAGAACAGTCTTTATATGAAATACACAAAATAAAACCGATAATAGTAGATAGATATTCTTTTTCTCCAATAAAACACTATTCTCATCAATTAGGAACAGATTTATATGCTAATGCTATAGCGGCATATACATTATACAATAAAAATAAAGAAAATACTTTAGTAATAGATTTTGGAACTTCATTAAGTTTTACATGTATAGATAAATATGGACATCTTAAAGGAGTTATTATTGCCCCAGGAGTAAATAGTTCATTGTCTGCATTGATTGGTAACACTGCTCAACTTTCAAAAATAAAATTAAAAAAACCTCCTAGTATATTAGGACAATATACTGAAACATGTATACAAAGTGGGATTATTTATGGATATTTAAGTATGGTAGAAGGTCTTATTAATCGTATTAATAAAGAATTAAAAGAAAATTGTTTTGTAATTGCTACTGGAGGCCTTTCTCATATATATACTCCTTTAACTAAAAAAATTCACTTTAAAGATAAGTTGCATACAATAAGAGGATTAAAAATCCTATTTCATTGGAATAAATAA
- the greA gene encoding transcription elongation factor GreA → MEKFEYITKGGLKKLQQEIERLENIERPKISMQIAEARDKGDISENAEYDAIKEAQGFLEMNIAKLKKKLFNARIIDESQINRTRVSILSTVRVKNITYGGEQIYTLVPEGEADLKSGKISINTPISTGLLGKKVGEMAHIHLPNKMILDYEILEIGFSE, encoded by the coding sequence ATGGAAAAATTCGAATATATAACTAAAGGAGGATTAAAAAAATTACAACAAGAAATAGAAAGACTAGAAAATATAGAACGGCCAAAAATATCAATGCAAATAGCTGAAGCAAGAGATAAAGGAGATATTTCAGAAAATGCAGAATATGATGCAATAAAAGAAGCACAAGGATTCTTAGAAATGAATATAGCTAAATTAAAAAAAAAACTATTCAATGCAAGAATTATAGATGAATCACAAATAAATAGAACTAGAGTCTCTATTTTATCTACAGTAAGAGTTAAAAATATAACCTATGGAGGAGAACAAATATATACCTTAGTTCCAGAAGGAGAAGCCGATTTAAAATCAGGTAAAATTTCTATAAATACTCCTATATCTACAGGGTTACTTGGTAAAAAAGTAGGAGAAATGGCCCATATTCATTTACCTAATAAGATGATACTTGATTACGAAATTTTAGAAATAGGATTTAGTGAATAG
- a CDS encoding ATP-dependent helicase, whose product MYSLNSLQRKIIKTIKGPVLVIAGAGSGKTRIITHRIVHMINNLGINPSNILALTFTNKAAKEMKNRISNMMNKTDFSLISLGTFHSIFSGILRKESHWLGYKSNYTIYDQRDSENVIKKILDDTNFKTSFSPINIRKKISEYKNNLFDKLRKKEKFYYKDIKKIYEIYVKRCSKAEALDFDDILLHTNYLFFRFPNVLHKYQEKFQYILIDEYQDTNFSQSTIIKKLSYKYRNIFAVGDDAQSIYAFRGANISNILNFHKEYNEAKIFRLEQNYRSTNHIVEASNKIISFNKNQLFKKVWTKNEKGDEIKIYGAFSEKEEAQYIADYILFQKKIKKFQNKDFAILYRTNTQSHILEYAMKEKNIPYKIGGSISFYKRKEIQDLLAYFRIINNQKDEESLLRIIKKKINNKKTIKLILIFSQKENKTIYNILKNLNIYHPYIKIHKKTKDKLENLIFIIENFRLKLKDKNTYTIAKYIINFLLKENKKNNYNHDNFKLILDNISHYINDQKQLKENGDISLSGFLQNFSLKEGINENEEENKVSLMTIHLSKGLEFPVIFITGLEENLFPSKSSLENQLKLEEERRLFYVALTRAQKKAVLTYTKYRFLWGKKIVNIPSRFIHELNEKFIEKKKISIPNYSYKLKKTDYEKTLIKKGIKVFHKNFGIGTILDIQRQNEIAIIKFQQSGEKKILLKLAKLIIYS is encoded by the coding sequence ATGTATAGTTTGAATAGTTTACAACGTAAAATTATAAAAACAATTAAAGGGCCAGTTCTTGTTATTGCTGGAGCTGGATCTGGAAAAACACGTATTATAACACATAGGATTGTTCATATGATCAATAATTTAGGAATAAATCCATCTAATATATTGGCTTTAACTTTTACTAATAAAGCGGCTAAAGAAATGAAAAATCGTATTTCAAATATGATGAATAAAACTGATTTTAGTTTAATTTCATTAGGAACTTTTCATTCTATATTTTCTGGAATTTTACGAAAAGAATCTCATTGGCTTGGTTACAAATCTAATTATACTATTTATGATCAAAGAGATTCAGAAAATGTTATAAAAAAAATATTAGACGATACAAATTTTAAAACATCTTTTAGTCCCATAAATATTAGAAAAAAAATATCTGAATATAAAAATAATTTATTCGATAAATTAAGAAAAAAAGAAAAATTCTATTATAAGGATATAAAAAAAATTTATGAAATTTATGTAAAAAGATGCTCAAAAGCCGAAGCTTTAGATTTTGATGATATACTGCTTCATACAAATTATTTATTTTTTCGTTTTCCAAATGTACTGCATAAATACCAAGAAAAATTTCAATATATACTGATTGATGAATATCAGGATACCAATTTTTCTCAAAGCACTATCATTAAAAAATTATCCTATAAATATAGAAATATTTTTGCAGTAGGCGATGATGCGCAAAGTATTTATGCTTTTCGGGGAGCAAATATTTCAAATATTTTAAATTTTCATAAAGAATACAATGAAGCCAAAATTTTTCGTCTTGAACAAAATTATCGTTCCACTAATCACATAGTAGAGGCCTCTAATAAAATTATTTCTTTTAATAAAAATCAACTTTTTAAAAAAGTTTGGACCAAAAACGAAAAAGGAGATGAAATAAAAATATATGGGGCTTTTTCAGAAAAAGAAGAAGCACAATATATTGCTGATTATATCCTTTTTCAGAAAAAAATTAAAAAATTTCAAAACAAAGACTTTGCTATTCTTTATAGAACAAATACACAATCCCATATTCTAGAATATGCAATGAAAGAAAAAAATATACCCTATAAAATAGGTGGATCTATATCATTTTATAAACGTAAAGAAATTCAAGATTTATTAGCTTATTTTAGAATTATCAATAACCAAAAAGATGAGGAATCTTTATTAAGAATAATCAAAAAAAAAATAAACAATAAAAAAACTATTAAATTAATATTAATATTCTCTCAAAAAGAGAATAAAACTATATATAATATTTTAAAAAATCTGAATATATATCATCCGTACATAAAAATACATAAAAAAACAAAAGATAAATTAGAAAATTTAATTTTTATAATAGAAAATTTTCGTTTAAAATTAAAAGATAAAAATACATATACAATAGCCAAATATATAATTAATTTTTTATTGAAAGAAAACAAAAAGAACAATTATAATCATGATAATTTTAAACTTATATTGGATAATATATCTCATTATATTAATGATCAAAAACAATTAAAAGAAAATGGAGATATAAGTTTATCTGGTTTTTTACAAAATTTTTCTTTAAAAGAAGGAATAAATGAAAATGAAGAAGAAAATAAAGTTTCGTTAATGACAATTCATTTATCTAAAGGGTTAGAGTTTCCAGTTATTTTTATTACAGGGTTAGAAGAAAATTTATTTCCTTCAAAATCTAGTTTAGAAAACCAATTAAAACTTGAAGAAGAACGTCGTTTATTCTATGTTGCTTTAACCAGAGCTCAAAAAAAAGCTGTATTAACTTATACAAAATATCGTTTTTTATGGGGTAAAAAAATTGTGAATATTCCTAGTCGTTTTATTCATGAACTCAATGAAAAGTTTATTGAAAAAAAAAAAATATCAATTCCTAATTATTCATACAAATTAAAAAAAACTGATTATGAAAAAACATTAATAAAAAAAGGAATAAAAGTATTTCACAAAAATTTTGGAATAGGAACAATTCTAGATATACAAAGACAAAATGAAATAGCTATAATTAAATTTCAACAATCAGGAGAAAAGAAAATTTTACTAAAATTAGCTAAACTGATTATTTATTCATAA
- the murA gene encoding UDP-N-acetylglucosamine 1-carboxyvinyltransferase has product MASFKIEGGNFLSGEIKPQGAKNEALQVLCAVLLTSEKIRIKNIPEIGDVKCLIKILKNLGVLVKKNNIGDYTFQAKDIYLEYLNTKKFFSEYGKSIRGSVMIAGPLLARFGKVCMPIPGGDRIGRRRLDIHLRGFESLGSHIDYKEDKYFYIYSKYLTGQYLLLEEASVTGTANIIMASTLAKGKTTIYNAACEPYIQQLCRLLNRMGAKIKGIGSNLIHIIGVTELSGCTHTILPDMVEIGSWIGLAAITSSEIKIRNVSWKNLGIIPNTFKKMGIKLEKKNDDIYIPSQKYYRIKKLLNNAILTISDSPWPGLTPDLLSILTVVATQAKGSVLIHQKMFESRLFFVDKLIEMGAQIILCDPHRATIIGLNHQSFLRGSILNSPDIRAGISLLIAALSAKGTSIIKNIEQIDRGYENIDQRLRILGANISRIE; this is encoded by the coding sequence ATGGCTTCTTTTAAAATAGAAGGTGGAAATTTTTTAAGTGGAGAAATAAAACCACAAGGAGCAAAAAATGAAGCTTTACAAGTTTTATGTGCAGTTTTATTGACATCAGAAAAAATAAGAATAAAAAATATTCCAGAAATAGGAGATGTTAAATGTTTGATAAAAATTCTTAAAAATTTAGGAGTTCTAGTAAAAAAAAATAATATTGGAGATTATACTTTTCAAGCAAAAGACATTTACCTTGAATATTTAAACACGAAAAAATTTTTTAGTGAGTATGGAAAATCTATTAGGGGGTCTGTCATGATTGCTGGTCCTTTATTAGCTAGATTTGGAAAAGTATGTATGCCAATTCCAGGAGGGGATAGAATTGGTCGTAGACGTTTAGATATTCATTTAAGAGGGTTTGAATCCTTAGGAAGTCATATAGATTATAAAGAAGATAAATATTTCTATATTTATTCTAAATATTTAACAGGCCAATATCTTCTTCTAGAAGAAGCTTCTGTAACAGGGACAGCGAATATTATCATGGCCTCCACTTTAGCTAAAGGAAAAACAACTATTTATAATGCTGCTTGTGAACCATATATTCAACAATTATGTAGATTATTGAATAGAATGGGAGCCAAAATAAAAGGAATAGGTTCTAATTTAATTCATATTATCGGAGTTACAGAATTAAGTGGATGCACACATACCATTTTACCTGATATGGTAGAAATAGGAAGTTGGATAGGATTAGCAGCAATTACTAGTTCCGAAATAAAAATTCGAAATGTTAGTTGGAAAAATCTAGGAATAATTCCAAATACATTTAAAAAAATGGGAATAAAATTAGAAAAAAAAAATGATGATATTTATATTCCATCTCAAAAATATTATAGAATAAAAAAATTATTAAATAACGCTATATTAACAATATCCGATTCCCCATGGCCAGGATTAACTCCAGATTTGTTAAGTATTTTAACAGTTGTAGCCACTCAAGCAAAAGGAAGTGTTTTGATTCATCAAAAAATGTTCGAAAGCAGATTATTTTTTGTAGATAAACTGATTGAAATGGGTGCACAAATAATATTATGTGATCCTCATAGAGCAACTATTATTGGATTAAATCATCAATCTTTTTTGCGAGGATCTATCTTAAATTCTCCAGACATACGTGCAGGTATATCCCTTTTAATAGCAGCACTTTCTGCTAAAGGAACTAGCATAATAAAAAATATAGAACAAATAGATAGAGGATATGAAAATATTGATCAACGATTACGTATTTTAGGAGCAAATATTTCACGAATAGAATAA
- a CDS encoding cation diffusion facilitator family transporter has translation MEDKKIKVNFSLQKLICFVAVILFFIKLITWHITSSISIFSDAMESITNIISGFIGLYSLYVSSLPKDHNHPYGHGKIEFISTAIEGFLIFFVGIIIFIKTFIRVKNHETIFFLRLDYGVYLMSFTAIINYFLGIFVCKIGNKNGALTLIASGKHLQIDTYSTFGLVIGLILLNITKCIWIDSIISIIFSSLIFYTGLKLLRYATAGIMDESDKKLLKKLSFYINEKRDIHWIDLHHLKIIKYGSSLHIDCHLTVPWFFNIKDANQEVLKLTKLTKDKFGNKVELSVHVDACTENHCFTCFNNSCRVRKNFFQKKILWTLDKTSYYNNNRRKDLIFIKKNKYGI, from the coding sequence ATGGAAGATAAAAAGATAAAAGTAAATTTTAGTCTACAAAAACTAATTTGTTTCGTAGCAGTAATTTTATTTTTCATTAAATTAATTACTTGGCATATAACTTCTTCTATTTCTATATTTAGTGATGCTATGGAAAGCATAACCAATATAATTAGTGGATTTATAGGATTATATAGTCTTTATGTATCTTCTTTACCTAAAGATCACAATCATCCATATGGTCATGGAAAAATAGAATTTATATCCACAGCAATAGAAGGTTTTTTAATTTTTTTCGTAGGAATTATCATTTTTATAAAAACTTTTATACGTGTAAAAAATCATGAAACGATCTTCTTCCTAAGATTAGATTATGGAGTTTATTTAATGTCTTTCACAGCAATTATTAATTACTTTTTAGGTATTTTTGTCTGTAAAATAGGAAATAAAAATGGAGCTTTAACGTTAATAGCTAGTGGAAAACATCTTCAAATAGATACCTATTCTACTTTTGGTCTAGTGATAGGATTAATATTACTAAATATAACTAAATGTATATGGATTGATTCTATTATTTCTATTATTTTTTCCTCTCTAATTTTTTATACAGGGTTAAAATTATTAAGATATGCTACGGCTGGAATTATGGATGAATCTGATAAAAAACTTTTAAAAAAGTTATCTTTTTATATAAATGAAAAAAGAGATATTCATTGGATTGATCTTCATCATTTAAAAATCATTAAATATGGAAGTTCTTTACATATTGATTGTCATCTAACTGTCCCATGGTTTTTTAATATAAAAGATGCTAATCAAGAAGTCCTAAAATTAACAAAATTAACAAAAGATAAATTTGGAAATAAAGTAGAATTATCTGTACACGTAGATGCTTGCACAGAAAATCATTGTTTCACCTGTTTCAATAATTCATGTAGAGTTAGAAAAAATTTTTTTCAAAAAAAAATTCTTTGGACGTTAGATAAAACTTCATATTACAATAATAATAGAAGAAAAGATCTTATTTTTATAAAAAAAAATAAATATGGAATATAA
- a CDS encoding 5-formyltetrahydrofolate cyclo-ligase, protein MRFSLLIFFIKKKYITIPHSNFHKLSIDNCLFDRKTLIKINKYGIPEPIQKNIIPPYFIEVIFVPLLVFDLKGYRIGYGKGFYDRFLTLCKKNVLKIGLSLFEPINCIKSIHKNDLTIDIGVTMTHTFFFKNSRKKYFKDIPNNDHKHN, encoded by the coding sequence ATACGTTTTTCATTATTAATTTTCTTCATAAAAAAAAAATATATAACAATTCCTCATTCAAATTTTCATAAATTATCTATAGATAATTGTCTTTTTGATAGAAAAACATTGATAAAAATAAATAAATATGGAATTCCGGAACCTATACAAAAGAATATTATTCCTCCTTATTTTATTGAAGTTATATTTGTTCCATTATTAGTTTTCGATTTAAAAGGATATCGTATTGGTTACGGAAAAGGATTTTACGATAGATTTCTTACACTATGTAAAAAAAATGTCCTAAAAATAGGATTGAGTTTATTTGAACCTATAAATTGTATTAAATCAATACATAAAAACGATCTTACAATAGATATAGGAGTCACTATGACTCATACTTTTTTCTTTAAAAATTCAAGAAAAAAATACTTTAAAGATATCCCAAATAATGACCATAAACATAATTAA
- a CDS encoding DUF4290 domain-containing protein — MEYNTNRFKLVIPEYGRNIHKMIDYAIKIKNRKERNRCAWSIIKLMTYSNPRFKIPYFQHKLWNQLFIMSKYQLDIDPPFPKPNPEKRKIYHYKKVVYPEYLTDFRYYGKIIRNMIHVAIHCKNSKKKEGLFYAIANTMKKNYLRWNKNIVEDGVIFKDLKDLSKGKICLMNKTNPLLQYSYLLNPKRKKNYMRKKT, encoded by the coding sequence ATGGAATATAATACTAATCGTTTTAAATTAGTTATACCAGAATATGGAAGAAATATTCATAAAATGATCGATTATGCGATAAAAATAAAAAATAGAAAAGAACGTAATCGTTGCGCATGGAGTATCATTAAATTAATGACGTATTCCAATCCTAGATTTAAAATTCCTTATTTTCAACATAAATTATGGAATCAATTATTTATTATGTCTAAATACCAATTGGACATTGATCCACCTTTTCCAAAACCAAATCCAGAAAAAAGAAAAATTTATCATTATAAAAAAGTTGTATACCCTGAATATTTAACCGATTTTCGATATTATGGAAAAATTATAAGAAATATGATACATGTAGCCATACATTGTAAAAATAGTAAAAAAAAAGAAGGATTATTCTATGCTATAGCAAATACCATGAAGAAAAATTATTTAAGATGGAATAAAAATATTGTAGAAGATGGTGTCATATTTAAAGATTTAAAAGACCTTTCAAAAGGAAAAATTTGTTTAATGAATAAAACAAATCCATTATTACAATATTCCTATCTTTTAAATCCCAAAAGAAAAAAAAATTATATGAGAAAAAAAACATGA
- a CDS encoding HIT family protein, protein MNRDIFTKIIKNEISAYKIAENSDHLAILDIYPVKIGHTLVIPKKKNVEKIFSLTEKEFISIMSFTRKVAIGLEKIIPCNRIGIFVLGFEIPHVHIHLIPMDEESDGDFSKRRIDLSEKCFKILSNKIRKSIEI, encoded by the coding sequence GTGAATAGAGATATATTTACAAAAATAATTAAAAATGAAATTTCCGCTTATAAAATAGCAGAAAATTCTGATCATTTAGCTATTTTAGATATTTATCCAGTAAAAATTGGACATACTTTAGTGATTCCCAAAAAAAAAAATGTAGAAAAAATATTTTCTCTTACAGAAAAAGAATTTATCTCTATTATGTCTTTTACTCGAAAAGTAGCTATAGGTCTTGAAAAGATAATACCTTGTAATCGGATAGGAATATTTGTTCTTGGATTTGAAATTCCTCATGTTCATATACACTTAATTCCTATGGATGAAGAAAGTGATGGAGATTTTTCTAAAAGAAGAATAGATTTATCGGAAAAATGTTTTAAAATTTTATCAAATAAAATAAGAAAATCTATTGAAATTTAA